Proteins from a single region of Pseudomonas sp. 10S4:
- the prmA gene encoding 50S ribosomal protein L11 methyltransferase produces MPWLQVRLAISPEQAETYEDAFLEVGAVSVTFMDAEDQPIFEPELNTTPLWSHTHLLALFEDGTEAASVLAHMELLTGGPLPEHHSEIIEDQDWERSWMDGFQPMRFGERLWIVPSWHAAPEPDAVNLLLDPGLAFGTGTHPTTALCLEWLDGQDLKDCNVLDFGCGSGILAIAALLLGAKEAVGTDIDVQALEASRDNAGRNNIAEALFPLYLPEDLPQVQADVLVANILAGPLVSLAPQLSSLVKPGGRLALSGILAEQGEDVAKAYAQDFDLDPIANRDGWVRITGRRR; encoded by the coding sequence ATGCCTTGGCTGCAAGTCCGTCTCGCCATCAGCCCAGAACAAGCCGAAACCTACGAAGACGCTTTCCTTGAAGTCGGCGCCGTATCGGTGACTTTCATGGACGCTGAAGATCAGCCGATCTTCGAACCGGAACTCAACACCACGCCGCTGTGGTCCCACACCCATCTGCTGGCCCTGTTCGAGGACGGCACCGAAGCCGCCAGCGTGCTGGCCCACATGGAATTGCTGACCGGCGGTCCACTGCCCGAGCATCACAGCGAAATCATCGAAGACCAGGACTGGGAACGCAGTTGGATGGACGGTTTCCAGCCAATGCGTTTCGGTGAGCGCCTGTGGATTGTCCCGAGCTGGCACGCCGCGCCCGAACCTGACGCCGTGAACCTGCTGCTGGACCCGGGCCTGGCGTTCGGCACCGGCACCCACCCGACCACCGCGCTGTGCCTGGAATGGCTCGATGGCCAGGACCTGAAGGACTGCAACGTGCTGGATTTCGGCTGCGGCTCGGGGATTCTGGCAATTGCCGCCCTGCTGCTGGGCGCCAAGGAAGCCGTCGGCACCGACATCGACGTGCAAGCGCTGGAAGCCTCCCGCGACAACGCCGGGCGCAACAACATTGCCGAAGCGCTGTTCCCGCTGTATCTGCCAGAAGACCTGCCGCAGGTTCAGGCCGACGTGCTGGTCGCCAACATTTTGGCCGGCCCGCTGGTGTCCCTGGCCCCACAACTGTCCAGCCTGGTCAAGCCGGGCGGCCGTCTGGCGCTGTCGGGCATCCTCGCCGAGCAAGGTGAAGACGTCGCCAAGGCCTACGCTCAAGACTTCGATCTGGACCCGATTGCCAATCGCGATGGCTGGGTGCGCATCACTGGCCGTCGGCGCTAG
- a CDS encoding Fic family protein: protein MPQKLPINLNDLLRQRTVEGERIEYKTGWNPDPIIRTLCAFANDFENLGGGYVVIGQECDDNGQPIFPPRGLADQQLDKIQLELLAACQSIQPAYFPVLSVEEVEGRKLIVLWAPGGQNRPYKAPTAVTAKHRSLHYYIRRYSSTVEAKGEAEQELLSLAAKVPFDDRFNLSARVSDLSKPLMQSFLQEIGSALAKDADNLPIEALGRQMNIVGGPTESPWPKNVGLMFFSSAPERFFPGTQIDVLWFPEGADGDRFDEKIFKGPLATITREALAYIQRNFLHETVIKHPDRAQATRAWNFPFTAIEEALVNAVYHRSYEEREPIEVRISQEELVILSFPGPDRSIRMEDLRTGRAVSRRYRNRRIGEFLKELDLTEGRSTGIPKILKVMAVNGSPAPLFETDDERISYVVRLPAHPLTRSTETRTGKVTMEVTMEVTMEVAALLKVVEGEMSRQELQTAMTLKNADHFRKAYILPAIAAEVLEMTLPGQPNSRLQRYRLTSKGLQWRKGNNAMSQH, encoded by the coding sequence ATGCCTCAAAAGTTACCCATCAACCTCAATGATCTACTGCGCCAGCGGACAGTCGAGGGTGAACGAATCGAATACAAAACCGGCTGGAACCCCGACCCGATCATTCGTACGCTCTGCGCCTTTGCCAATGACTTTGAAAACCTGGGCGGTGGTTATGTGGTGATTGGGCAGGAGTGTGACGACAACGGTCAGCCGATCTTTCCTCCGAGAGGCCTTGCCGATCAGCAACTCGACAAGATCCAACTCGAACTACTGGCGGCTTGCCAATCAATTCAGCCCGCCTATTTTCCAGTATTGAGTGTGGAAGAGGTCGAAGGCCGCAAGCTAATCGTACTGTGGGCACCGGGCGGGCAAAATCGCCCCTATAAAGCCCCGACCGCAGTGACAGCCAAACACAGAAGCCTGCACTACTACATCCGTCGCTACAGCAGCACAGTCGAGGCCAAGGGCGAAGCCGAGCAGGAACTCTTGAGCCTTGCTGCCAAGGTTCCATTCGATGATCGCTTCAACCTGAGCGCTCGCGTCAGCGATCTGTCCAAACCGTTAATGCAAAGCTTTCTGCAAGAGATTGGCAGCGCCCTCGCAAAAGATGCTGACAACCTGCCTATTGAGGCGCTGGGCCGCCAAATGAACATCGTGGGCGGCCCGACCGAATCGCCATGGCCCAAGAACGTAGGCTTGATGTTCTTCAGTAGCGCCCCTGAGCGGTTCTTTCCCGGGACACAAATTGATGTGCTGTGGTTTCCCGAAGGTGCTGATGGAGATCGCTTTGACGAAAAAATCTTCAAGGGCCCTTTGGCCACCATTACCCGCGAGGCCTTGGCCTATATCCAGCGCAATTTTCTACATGAAACGGTGATCAAACACCCAGACCGCGCGCAGGCCACGCGAGCCTGGAACTTCCCTTTCACGGCGATTGAAGAGGCATTGGTCAACGCGGTCTACCATCGATCCTATGAGGAGCGCGAGCCTATCGAGGTCCGCATCAGTCAGGAAGAATTGGTGATATTGAGCTTTCCGGGACCAGACCGCTCGATTCGAATGGAGGACCTGCGAACAGGCCGCGCCGTGAGCCGTCGCTACCGTAACCGGCGAATTGGCGAGTTCCTGAAAGAACTGGACCTGACTGAAGGCCGCTCGACAGGCATTCCCAAAATCCTCAAGGTCATGGCCGTCAATGGTTCACCCGCTCCACTATTTGAAACGGACGATGAACGGATTTCATACGTCGTACGGTTGCCAGCGCACCCACTGACACGAAGTACAGAAACAAGGACAGGAAAAGTCACCATGGAAGTCACCATGGAAGTCACCATGGAAGTCGCTGCACTGCTGAAAGTCGTGGAAGGTGAAATGAGCAGGCAAGAACTACAAACCGCTATGACTCTGAAAAACGCTGACCACTTCCGCAAGGCTTACATATTGCCGGCCATCGCTGCCGAAGTCCTTGAAATGACATTACCAGGACAACCTAACAGCCGCCTGCAACGCTATCGCCTGACCAGCAAAGGCCTGCAATGGCGTAAAGGCAATAATGCGATGAGTCAGCATTAA
- the accC gene encoding acetyl-CoA carboxylase biotin carboxylase subunit translates to MTAKLEKVLIANRGEIALRILRACKEMGIKTVAVYSTADKELMHLGLADESVCIGPASAAKSYLHIPAIIAAAEVTGATAIHPGYGFLAENADFAEQVENSGFAFIGPKADTIRLMGDKVSAKHAMIAAGVPTVPGSDGPLPEDEETALRIGREVGYPVIIKAAGGGGGRGMRVVHKEEDLISFAKLTRTEAGAAFGNPMVYLEKFLTNPRHVEVQVLSDGQGHAIHLGDRDCSLQRRHQKVLEEAPAPGIDEKARAEVLARCVKACIDINYRGAGTFEFLYENGAFYFIEMNTRVQVEHPVSEMVTGIDIVKEMLSIAAGNKLSFTQDDVVIRGHALECRINAEDPKTFMPSPGTVKHFHAPGGNGVRVDSHLYSGYAVPPNYDSLIGKLITYGATRDEAMARMRNALDEIVVDGIKTNIPLHRDLVRDEEFCKGGVNIHYLEHKLAAQH, encoded by the coding sequence ATGACTGCGAAGTTGGAAAAAGTTCTGATCGCCAACCGCGGTGAGATCGCCCTGCGGATCCTGCGTGCCTGCAAAGAGATGGGCATCAAGACCGTCGCCGTTTATTCCACGGCTGACAAAGAGCTGATGCACCTGGGTCTGGCGGACGAATCCGTCTGCATCGGTCCGGCATCGGCTGCAAAGTCTTACCTGCACATCCCTGCGATTATCGCCGCTGCTGAAGTGACTGGCGCTACCGCCATTCACCCAGGCTACGGTTTCCTCGCGGAAAACGCCGATTTCGCCGAACAGGTCGAGAATTCCGGCTTCGCCTTCATCGGCCCGAAAGCCGACACCATTCGCCTGATGGGCGACAAGGTATCGGCCAAGCACGCCATGATCGCTGCTGGTGTTCCAACCGTTCCGGGCTCTGACGGTCCACTGCCGGAAGACGAAGAAACCGCTCTGCGCATTGGTCGCGAAGTCGGTTACCCGGTGATCATCAAAGCCGCTGGCGGCGGTGGTGGTCGCGGCATGCGCGTTGTGCATAAAGAAGAAGACCTGATTTCTTTCGCAAAACTGACCCGCACCGAAGCAGGCGCGGCGTTCGGCAACCCGATGGTCTATCTGGAAAAATTCCTGACCAACCCACGTCACGTGGAAGTCCAGGTTCTTTCCGACGGCCAGGGCCACGCCATCCATCTGGGCGACCGCGATTGCTCGCTGCAACGTCGTCACCAGAAGGTTCTCGAAGAAGCGCCAGCACCGGGCATCGACGAGAAGGCACGGGCTGAAGTCCTCGCACGCTGCGTCAAGGCATGCATCGACATCAACTACCGTGGCGCGGGCACTTTCGAGTTCCTGTACGAGAACGGCGCGTTCTATTTCATCGAAATGAACACCCGCGTTCAGGTTGAGCACCCGGTTTCGGAAATGGTTACCGGCATCGACATCGTCAAGGAGATGCTCAGCATCGCCGCTGGCAACAAGCTGTCGTTCACCCAGGATGACGTCGTCATCCGCGGTCACGCGCTGGAATGCCGGATCAACGCCGAAGACCCGAAAACCTTCATGCCAAGCCCAGGCACGGTCAAGCATTTCCACGCTCCAGGCGGCAACGGCGTTCGCGTCGATTCGCACCTGTACAGTGGCTATGCTGTTCCGCCGAACTACGATTCGTTGATCGGCAAGCTGATCACCTACGGCGCAACCCGTGACGAAGCCATGGCGCGCATGCGCAATGCGCTGGACGAAATCGTTGTCGACGGGATCAAGACCAACATCCCGCTGCACCGCGATCTGGTCCGTGATGAAGAATTCTGCAAAGGCGGAGTCAACATCCACTACCTGGAACACAAGCTGGCTGCTCAGCATTAA
- the accB gene encoding acetyl-CoA carboxylase biotin carboxyl carrier protein, whose protein sequence is MDIRKVKKLIELLEESGIDELEIKEGEESVRISRHSKTPAQQYYAPAPMHAPAPAPVAAAPVAAAPAAPAAPVLNGTVARSPMVGTFYRKSSPSSPSFVEVGQTVKKGDTLCIVEAMKMMNHIEAETSGVIESILVEDGQPVEYDQPLFTIV, encoded by the coding sequence ATGGATATCCGTAAAGTTAAGAAACTAATCGAATTGCTGGAAGAGTCCGGCATCGACGAGCTCGAGATCAAGGAAGGCGAAGAGTCCGTACGCATCAGCCGTCACAGCAAGACCCCGGCTCAGCAGTACTACGCTCCGGCTCCGATGCACGCTCCGGCGCCTGCGCCAGTTGCTGCAGCTCCCGTTGCTGCCGCTCCTGCAGCTCCAGCCGCACCTGTTCTGAACGGCACCGTTGCCCGTTCGCCTATGGTCGGCACCTTCTATCGCAAATCTTCCCCGTCCTCGCCGTCCTTCGTTGAAGTTGGCCAGACCGTGAAGAAAGGCGACACCCTGTGTATCGTCGAAGCCATGAAGATGATGAACCACATCGAAGCTGAAACCAGCGGTGTGATCGAATCCATCCTCGTCGAAGACGGCCAGCCGGTTGAGTACGACCAACCGCTGTTCACCATCGTTTGA
- the aroQ gene encoding type II 3-dehydroquinate dehydratase, giving the protein MATLLVLHGPNLNLLGTREPGTYGATTLAQINQDLERRAREAGHHLLHLQSNAEYELIDRIHAARGEGVDFILINPAAFTHTSVALRDALLAVSIPFIEVHLSNVHKREPFRHHSYFSDVAVGVICGLGASGYRLALEAALEQLEQQAIRP; this is encoded by the coding sequence ATGGCGACGCTACTGGTTCTGCACGGACCCAACCTGAACTTGCTCGGCACCCGCGAGCCGGGCACCTATGGCGCTACGACACTGGCGCAGATCAACCAGGACCTGGAACGCCGTGCCCGTGAAGCCGGTCATCATTTGCTGCACCTGCAAAGCAACGCCGAGTATGAATTGATCGACCGCATCCACGCCGCACGTGGCGAAGGTGTGGACTTCATTTTGATCAATCCAGCAGCTTTTACGCACACAAGTGTCGCATTACGTGACGCGCTGCTGGCGGTGAGCATCCCATTCATCGAAGTGCATTTGTCTAACGTGCACAAACGCGAACCTTTCCGCCATCACTCTTACTTCTCCGATGTAGCGGTGGGAGTGATCTGCGGCCTTGGCGCCAGCGGTTATCGACTGGCCCTGGAGGCTGCCCTGGAACAGCTTGAACAACAAGCTATACGCCCCTGA
- a CDS encoding methyl-accepting chemotaxis protein has product MRLKLLTNLNTLLLVAVCVALGATLWWSQKALERPYLLMERYLGLSQQFQNEVARNVEDYLSSGDALRLSSASQAIDGLQKDLAELPPALADTLRPSLSSLEEFSKSDLLAAGKLAGDPQALLLQAERELGASLDQLSQYASTNATYLTPLLAASQHLGKLSLARDKLVSSGRSELAADVEREVASIRAQATQLDALPLLGVAASTESSTDDFASMMGLENTEKAATEDAGVGLKRELNSLLTRYPAELARTRDQIQKRADLSAATHLKITAVQQAIAGLEPVVRAQHGQIQGEVRLMQGLMIGLILLIALLIDTLQRRLARTLTNLAPALSTWAEGDFSQDIQLGKTNRELHDIQASLNRLRAYLVDLVGTIRLNAEQVAGSSRTLAELSNDLHTGAEHQAGDTALIRDSLGELEATIQQVAGDASQAADASRNAGLAVEHGQKVIGLSLTGLHALVGEVQSNAQMIEHLAEESATIGGVLTVIRSIADQTNLLALNAAIEAARAGEMGRGFAVVAEEVRSLAQRTAGATAEIQTLIAGLQTAARQSVEGMRAQVEHAEATANQAQDADGALDKIVGAIQTIADTAVRIADVTAQQSGAVSEIRDHSERIHQLGGDNLLRIGEGREQGENLLVLGGRLHTAVQAFRV; this is encoded by the coding sequence ATGCGCCTGAAGCTGCTGACCAACCTCAACACCCTCCTGCTGGTCGCCGTGTGCGTCGCCCTCGGTGCCACGCTATGGTGGTCGCAAAAAGCCCTGGAGCGGCCCTATCTGTTGATGGAGCGCTACCTGGGACTGTCCCAGCAATTTCAAAATGAAGTAGCGCGTAACGTCGAGGATTATCTGTCCAGCGGCGATGCCCTGCGCCTGAGCAGTGCCAGCCAGGCCATCGACGGCTTGCAAAAAGACCTCGCCGAACTGCCCCCGGCACTGGCCGACACCTTGCGCCCGAGCCTGTCCAGCCTCGAAGAATTCAGCAAGTCCGACCTACTGGCCGCCGGCAAACTCGCGGGGGATCCGCAGGCGCTGTTGCTCCAGGCCGAACGGGAGTTGGGCGCCAGCCTCGACCAGCTCAGCCAATACGCCAGCACCAATGCAACCTATCTGACGCCGCTGCTCGCCGCCTCCCAGCACTTGGGCAAACTGTCCCTGGCCCGGGACAAACTGGTCAGCAGCGGTCGCAGCGAACTGGCTGCCGATGTCGAGCGAGAAGTCGCCAGCATCCGCGCCCAAGCGACGCAACTGGATGCCTTGCCGCTGCTCGGCGTGGCCGCCAGCACGGAGTCGAGCACCGACGATTTCGCCTCGATGATGGGCCTGGAAAACACCGAAAAAGCCGCGACCGAAGATGCCGGGGTCGGCCTCAAGCGCGAACTCAACAGCCTGCTCACGCGCTACCCGGCTGAGCTTGCGCGCACCCGCGATCAAATCCAGAAGCGCGCCGACCTGAGTGCCGCGACACACCTGAAAATCACCGCCGTGCAGCAGGCCATCGCCGGGCTGGAACCGGTGGTGCGCGCCCAGCACGGGCAGATCCAGGGCGAAGTGCGATTGATGCAAGGGCTGATGATCGGCCTGATTCTGCTGATCGCGCTGTTGATCGACACCTTGCAACGACGCCTGGCCCGAACCCTGACCAACCTGGCGCCGGCGCTGTCGACCTGGGCCGAGGGCGACTTCAGCCAGGACATTCAGTTGGGCAAGACCAACCGCGAGTTGCATGACATCCAGGCTTCGCTCAACCGATTGCGCGCCTATCTGGTGGATTTGGTGGGGACCATTCGCCTCAATGCCGAACAAGTGGCCGGCAGCAGTCGGACATTGGCCGAGCTTAGCAACGACTTGCACACTGGCGCTGAACATCAGGCCGGCGACACGGCGTTGATCCGCGATTCCCTCGGTGAGCTGGAAGCCACCATTCAACAAGTGGCCGGCGACGCCAGCCAGGCTGCAGATGCCAGTCGCAACGCAGGATTGGCGGTCGAGCATGGCCAGAAAGTCATCGGCCTGAGCCTCACCGGGCTGCATGCGCTGGTGGGCGAAGTACAAAGCAACGCGCAGATGATTGAACACCTCGCTGAAGAGTCCGCGACCATCGGCGGCGTGCTGACAGTGATCCGTTCGATTGCCGACCAGACCAACCTGCTGGCCCTGAACGCCGCCATCGAAGCGGCCCGGGCCGGGGAAATGGGTCGAGGTTTTGCGGTGGTGGCCGAAGAAGTGCGTTCGCTGGCGCAACGCACCGCTGGCGCCACGGCAGAGATCCAGACCTTGATCGCCGGCCTGCAAACCGCGGCACGGCAATCGGTGGAAGGCATGCGCGCCCAGGTCGAGCACGCCGAAGCCACTGCCAATCAGGCTCAAGACGCTGATGGAGCGCTGGATAAAATCGTCGGGGCGATTCAGACCATTGCCGACACGGCGGTGCGCATTGCCGATGTCACGGCCCAGCAAAGCGGCGCCGTCAGCGAGATCCGTGATCACAGTGAGCGGATTCACCAGTTGGGTGGGGATAACTTGCTTCGTATCGGTGAAGGGCGTGAGCAAGGGGAGAATTTGTTGGTGTTGGGTGGGCGACTGCACACAGCCGTTCAAGCCTTCCGCGTCTGA
- the gcbA gene encoding diguanylate cyclase GcbA, producing MTEPEDPSRERLKHHFAQRVIHQARQILEIWQRLQRSEWSTTDLSELSEANLRLLRFAERFEQPEHSQLARHIGQSLEAVDANRGRLSSGLITDLNRLMQRLSRTGLRHGDQLDQTFLPPLRKPIYVMLQDHDRAERLAKQLEFFGLSAQSLDSVSAFRSSMVERLPAAIVMDVDFSGPGIGLKLAAEAQVGLDEPLPLLFFSLHETDTPTRLAAVRAGGQEFLTGTLEASSLLEKIEVLTCVAQYEPYKVLIIDDSRAQALHTERLLNSAGIVTRTLIEPIQAMAELADFQPDLIILDVMPACTGTELAKVIRHNDRYVSVPIIYLSAEDDLDKQLDAMSEGGDDFLTKPIKPRHLITTVRNRAARARNLKARMVRDSLTGLYNHTHILQLLEDCSFRARRESKPLSFAMIDIDHFKRVNDAHGHPMGDRVIKSLALFLKQRLRKTDFIGRYGGEEFAIVMPDTDVESAHKVLDEIRQRFAEIHYPAQPQDLWCTFSAGVVELREDSDSLMMASQADEALYRAKDAGRNRVQAARESKQSATFSSEPTDSVITL from the coding sequence ATGACCGAGCCAGAAGACCCCAGCCGTGAGCGCCTCAAGCACCACTTTGCCCAGCGGGTAATTCATCAGGCACGTCAAATTCTTGAGATATGGCAGCGCCTGCAACGCAGCGAGTGGTCCACTACCGATTTGTCCGAGCTGAGCGAGGCCAACCTGCGCCTGCTGCGCTTTGCCGAACGCTTTGAACAACCGGAACACTCGCAATTGGCGCGCCACATCGGCCAGTCGCTGGAGGCGGTCGATGCTAATCGCGGACGCCTGAGCAGCGGCCTGATCACTGACCTCAACCGTTTGATGCAGCGCCTGTCCCGCACCGGCCTGCGTCACGGCGACCAACTGGACCAAACCTTCCTGCCGCCACTGCGCAAGCCAATCTACGTGATGCTGCAAGATCACGATCGTGCCGAACGCTTGGCCAAGCAGCTGGAATTCTTCGGGCTCAGCGCCCAGTCGCTGGACAGCGTATCGGCGTTTCGCTCCTCGATGGTCGAGCGGCTGCCGGCGGCGATTGTCATGGACGTGGACTTCAGCGGTCCGGGCATCGGCTTGAAACTGGCTGCCGAAGCCCAGGTTGGTCTCGATGAACCGTTGCCGCTGCTGTTCTTCAGCCTGCACGAAACCGACACCCCTACCCGCCTCGCCGCCGTGCGCGCCGGTGGCCAGGAATTCCTCACCGGCACCCTCGAAGCCTCGAGCCTGCTGGAGAAGATCGAAGTCCTGACCTGCGTTGCCCAGTACGAACCGTATAAAGTGCTGATCATCGACGACTCCCGCGCCCAGGCCTTGCACACCGAGCGTCTGCTCAACAGCGCCGGCATTGTCACGCGCACGCTGATCGAGCCGATCCAGGCCATGGCTGAACTGGCGGACTTCCAGCCCGACCTGATCATCCTCGACGTCATGCCGGCCTGCACCGGTACCGAACTGGCCAAAGTGATCCGCCATAACGACCGTTACGTCAGCGTGCCGATCATTTACCTGTCGGCCGAAGACGACCTGGACAAGCAACTCGACGCCATGAGCGAGGGTGGCGACGACTTTCTGACCAAACCGATCAAGCCGCGGCACCTGATCACCACCGTGCGCAACCGCGCGGCCCGGGCACGCAACCTGAAAGCGCGGATGGTCCGCGACAGCCTCACCGGTTTGTACAACCACACCCACATTCTGCAATTGCTCGAAGACTGCTCGTTCCGCGCCCGCCGCGAGAGCAAGCCGCTGAGCTTTGCGATGATCGACATCGACCACTTCAAACGGGTCAACGACGCGCACGGCCACCCCATGGGCGACCGGGTGATCAAGAGCCTGGCGCTGTTCCTCAAGCAGCGACTTCGCAAGACCGATTTCATTGGCCGTTACGGCGGCGAAGAGTTCGCGATTGTCATGCCGGACACTGATGTCGAATCAGCGCACAAGGTGCTCGACGAAATCCGTCAGCGCTTTGCCGAGATTCACTATCCGGCCCAGCCGCAAGACCTTTGGTGCACGTTCAGCGCTGGCGTGGTCGAGCTGCGCGAAGATTCCGACAGCCTGATGATGGCCAGCCAGGCGGACGAGGCGCTGTACCGCGCCAAGGACGCCGGACGCAATCGCGTGCAAGCAGCGCGGGAGTCAAAGCAAAGTGCCACTTTTTCATCGGAACCCACCGATTCGGTCATAACGCTGTAA
- a CDS encoding DUF2333 family protein, with protein MLDWKNRAGSAPERAAEPKSATRSYFGGLLFSRALATLIGLYLLVTIGLGWYWSEEPDLFPVQQNAQVAAEKEGKQMVVGYTMVETLKTVAGTLLNKPGGYISNDRFPPGLWMDNMPSWEYGVLVQVRDMTRALRKDFARSQSQSAEDSDLAKAEPRFNFDNKSWVLPSSESEYQEGINSLSRYQARLSDPAQKNALFYARADNLNNWLGDVGTRLGSLSQRLSASVGRVKLNTSLKTEVVMPGQVPQVDEEIVETPWMQIDNVFYEARGQAWALSHLLRAVEVDFADVLAKKNATVSVRQIIRELEASQAPVWSPMILNGSGFGILANHSLVMANYISRANAAVIDLRQLLNQG; from the coding sequence ATGCTGGACTGGAAGAACCGCGCGGGCAGCGCACCCGAACGTGCCGCTGAACCGAAATCGGCCACCCGCAGTTATTTCGGCGGCCTGCTGTTCAGCCGGGCGCTGGCCACTTTGATCGGCCTGTACCTGTTGGTGACCATCGGCCTGGGCTGGTACTGGAGTGAAGAGCCTGACTTGTTCCCGGTTCAACAAAACGCCCAGGTCGCTGCCGAGAAAGAAGGCAAGCAGATGGTCGTCGGCTACACCATGGTGGAAACCCTCAAGACCGTCGCCGGCACCTTGCTGAACAAGCCGGGCGGCTACATTTCCAACGACCGCTTCCCGCCGGGCCTGTGGATGGACAACATGCCGAGCTGGGAATATGGCGTGCTGGTCCAGGTCCGCGACATGACCCGCGCCCTGCGTAAAGACTTTGCGCGCTCGCAGTCACAATCGGCCGAAGACTCGGATCTGGCCAAGGCCGAGCCGCGTTTCAACTTCGATAACAAGAGCTGGGTCCTGCCATCCAGCGAATCGGAGTACCAAGAAGGCATCAATTCCCTGAGCCGTTACCAGGCCCGTCTGTCTGATCCGGCGCAGAAGAATGCGTTGTTCTATGCCCGCGCCGACAACCTGAACAACTGGCTGGGCGATGTCGGCACCCGTCTGGGTTCGTTGTCGCAACGCCTGTCGGCCAGCGTTGGCCGGGTCAAGCTCAACACCTCGCTGAAAACCGAAGTGGTGATGCCGGGCCAGGTGCCGCAGGTTGACGAAGAAATCGTCGAAACTCCGTGGATGCAGATCGACAACGTATTCTACGAAGCCCGCGGTCAGGCCTGGGCGTTGTCCCATCTGCTGCGCGCCGTCGAAGTCGACTTCGCCGATGTGCTGGCCAAGAAAAACGCCACCGTCAGCGTGCGCCAGATCATTCGTGAGCTGGAAGCTTCGCAAGCACCGGTCTGGAGCCCGATGATCCTCAATGGCAGCGGCTTCGGGATTTTGGCCAACCACTCGCTGGTCATGGCTAACTACATCTCCCGGGCCAACGCTGCAGTGATCGATCTGCGTCAACTGCTCAATCAGGGCTGA
- a CDS encoding NUDIX hydrolase: MVDSAKEAAHRAASDAERIAWVDEQDNLLGALVRSNLRERGLIGRGTYIMLFNSAGELCVHRRTLSKAIYPGYWDVAAGGMVQADESYAESAARELEEELGVSGVELSAHDHFFFEDTGNRLWCSAFSAVWDGPLILQPEEVLEARFIPIDQVMQEITQKPYCPDSLAALKRYLKAQQTDVAKKA; this comes from the coding sequence ATGGTCGATAGCGCCAAAGAGGCCGCCCACCGCGCGGCCTCGGATGCCGAACGCATCGCCTGGGTCGACGAGCAGGACAACCTGCTCGGCGCCCTGGTCCGCAGCAACCTGCGTGAGCGCGGGCTGATCGGGCGCGGGACCTACATCATGCTGTTCAACTCGGCCGGTGAGCTCTGCGTGCACCGCCGCACCCTCAGCAAAGCCATTTATCCCGGTTATTGGGACGTGGCGGCGGGGGGCATGGTGCAGGCTGATGAGAGTTACGCCGAGTCGGCCGCCCGTGAGCTGGAAGAAGAATTGGGCGTGAGTGGTGTGGAACTGAGCGCTCATGATCACTTTTTCTTCGAGGACACCGGCAATCGGCTGTGGTGTTCGGCGTTTTCGGCCGTGTGGGACGGTCCGTTGATCCTGCAGCCGGAAGAAGTGCTTGAAGCGCGCTTTATTCCGATTGATCAGGTGATGCAGGAAATTACCCAAAAGCCTTACTGCCCGGACTCTTTGGCCGCGTTGAAGCGTTATCTGAAGGCTCAGCAAACCGACGTCGCAAAGAAGGCATAA
- a CDS encoding translation initiation factor Sui1 — translation MAKKAASFAALGGLVFSTDAGRHCPDCSKPVDACICKQTVIPAGDGIARVRRESKGRGGKTVTTITGVPLALDALTALATTLKKRCGTGGALKDGIIEIQGDHVELLLAELIKLGFKAKKSGG, via the coding sequence GTGGCCAAAAAAGCCGCATCCTTCGCCGCCCTTGGTGGCCTGGTATTTTCCACCGACGCAGGTCGTCATTGCCCGGATTGCAGCAAACCGGTGGATGCCTGTATCTGCAAACAAACCGTGATCCCTGCCGGCGACGGCATTGCTCGCGTGCGTCGCGAAAGCAAGGGCCGTGGCGGCAAGACGGTGACCACCATCACCGGCGTGCCGCTGGCCCTTGATGCGCTCACGGCCCTGGCCACCACGTTGAAGAAACGTTGCGGCACCGGCGGGGCGTTGAAAGACGGAATCATTGAAATCCAGGGCGATCATGTCGAGCTACTCTTGGCCGAGCTGATCAAACTTGGTTTCAAGGCGAAGAAGTCCGGCGGCTAG